A genome region from Acinetobacter lwoffii includes the following:
- a CDS encoding integration host factor subunit alpha, with the protein MTALTKAEMADHLSELTSLNRREAKQMVELFFDEISQALISGEQVKLSGFGNFELRDKRQRPGRNPKTGEEIPISARRVVTFRAGQKFRQRVGNEQVN; encoded by the coding sequence ATGACAGCACTAACTAAAGCAGAAATGGCTGATCATTTAAGTGAGCTCACGAGTTTAAACCGTCGTGAAGCAAAACAAATGGTTGAGTTGTTCTTCGATGAGATTAGCCAGGCGCTCATCTCAGGCGAGCAAGTAAAACTTTCGGGTTTTGGTAATTTCGAGTTGCGTGATAAGCGTCAACGTCCGGGCCGTAACCCGAAAACGGGTGAAGAGATTCCGATTTCTGCACGCCGCGTGGTCACCTTCCGTGCCGGACAGAAGTTCCGTCAACGTGTTGGAAATGAGCAGGTCAACTGA